In the Kribbella sp. NBC_00482 genome, one interval contains:
- a CDS encoding response regulator transcription factor gives MPTRRLSIVLAEDSLLLREGLASILDRAGHEVRDAVGDGDALLAVVRKDPPDMVITDVRMPPGHSDEGLRAAAAIRAELPEIGILVLSQYVADAYLSTLLETTTGGIGYLLKDRVGHVTEFLESLDRVADGGTVVDPEVVRQLLARRRNDGPLSALTPRELEVLALMAEGRVNGSIAEQLVVSEAAVRKHVGNIFAKLRLDEGLDRRVSAVLTYLRG, from the coding sequence GTGCCGACTCGGCGATTGAGCATCGTGCTGGCGGAAGATTCACTGCTGCTGCGAGAGGGTCTGGCCAGCATTCTGGATCGCGCCGGGCACGAGGTACGGGACGCTGTCGGGGACGGGGATGCTCTGCTGGCTGTCGTCCGCAAGGACCCGCCGGACATGGTGATCACCGACGTACGGATGCCGCCCGGGCACAGCGACGAAGGGCTGCGGGCCGCGGCGGCGATCCGGGCGGAGCTGCCCGAGATCGGGATCCTGGTGCTGTCGCAGTACGTCGCCGATGCCTACCTGTCGACGTTGCTGGAGACAACGACCGGCGGGATCGGGTACCTGTTGAAGGACCGGGTCGGGCACGTGACCGAGTTCCTCGAGTCGCTGGACCGGGTCGCCGACGGCGGGACCGTGGTCGACCCCGAGGTCGTGCGGCAGTTGCTGGCGCGGCGGCGGAACGACGGGCCGCTGTCCGCGCTGACGCCGCGCGAACTGGAGGTGCTCGCGCTGATGGCCGAAGGCCGGGTGAACGGGTCGATCGCGGAGCAGTTGGTGGTGAGTGAGGCCGCCGTACGCAAGCACGTCGGGAATATCTTCGCCAAGCTGCGGTTGGACGAAGGGTTGGACCGGCGCGTTTCCGCAGTGCTGACGTATTTGAGGGGCTAG
- a CDS encoding CoA-binding protein translates to MDEAIRKILAECETWAVVGLSNNTSRAAYGVARFLQSHGKRIVPVHPAAETVHGEQGYARLADIPFAVDCVDVFVRSELAGDIADQAVGINAKAVWFQLDVVDQDAYARTTAAGLTMVMDHCPAIEWGRLGPISSEGL, encoded by the coding sequence ATGGACGAGGCGATTCGGAAGATCCTGGCCGAGTGCGAGACCTGGGCCGTGGTGGGGCTGTCGAACAACACCAGCCGGGCGGCGTACGGGGTGGCGCGGTTCCTGCAGAGTCACGGGAAGCGGATCGTGCCGGTGCATCCGGCGGCGGAGACGGTGCACGGCGAGCAGGGGTACGCGCGGCTCGCGGACATCCCGTTTGCGGTGGACTGCGTGGACGTGTTCGTGCGGTCCGAGCTGGCCGGGGACATCGCCGACCAGGCGGTGGGAATCAACGCGAAAGCGGTCTGGTTCCAGCTCGATGTAGTGGATCAGGACGCCTACGCACGGACGACGGCCGCGGGTCTCACGATGGTGATGGACCACTGCCCGGCGATCGAGTGGGGACGTCTCGGACCGATCTCTTCCGAAGGGCTCTGA